GTAGGAGTCATCGAGAACATTCGCAATTCCGCGGATGCCGGCAAGTGCGGGATCTTTACTAACGACTTCCTGATATTCTTTCAGCTTTTTGTGTTGAATCTCGAATGGAGGGTTGTTGGTCATAACAGGGAAGTCATGGAAATGAGTTTTGCCGTTAAGAAATTCAACCAGGAGAGATCTTTTTTCTCTGTCATGGAAAATCAGATGAAGCGGGAATTTTCGCCCCATTCCTTTCACATTCATGAGATAAAATGTATGGCTGTTTAGCAATTCCTTTACTTCGAGAGTATTGCGACAACTCCCCAGGGCAAAAACTATCAGATAGACATAGGGAATTGGTTTTTTGTGGGGGTAGTCTTCAGCCTTCTCATAGACAGTTTCCTCCATCCATTGAGCAGAAACTGAAAGACCTTCACTGTTCAGAGCATCTTTGTAAAACGGTTTTCCGGCGATGTTTAACCCTACAAAACCGTATTTAGTGACATAATTCCAAAGCGTGATACCTTTTTCGTCATTAATCTTTATCTCCGTACCTGCAACCACAGGTACGAATCTGCTTTGGATTCTGCTGTCGTGGTCGAGAATTGTTCCGGACAGCACAAATTCGCCTGATTTACCAAGGAGGAAATTTACGCACATAATGACCTTGTTTCAATCGAAAAATGTTTGATCAGTTTGGAGGTCCCTGAAAAATATTTTGCCGGATTCCAAAATGTCCAATAGAGAAACACTATGATTCAACAGATTAAAAATAATGAAATATTGAATCCATACCAGATTTTGGATTGATAACAGCTGCAAATGCACGAAAGCAGGGGAATTCGTCAAACAGCTATTTTATTCCCAAATCCTCACACAGTTTTTTGCTCATCTCTAATGCGCTGTCAAAATCGTATGACTTAATACTTTTCGTAAGTTCATCGAGAGCAGCCCTGATATTCCCTGCTCCGGGGACTTGATTAATTTCAACGATTTTAGCGGTGGAATCGATATCGTTGTCCTCCAAAAGTGGAATCAGCTCATTCATCAGCCTGCTTACAGTATCAATATCCAGCTCTGAAAAATCATCTTCTGCGGCGGGAGTTTCAGTACTCTTTTTCCATTCACCGATTTCTTTTAAGACTTGATGCAGTTTTTGATCAAATTCAGAAATCACAGCTTCGTATTCCTCGGGTGAATCCTCTTTTAGCAGAGCCTCGAGCTTTGCAGCCACAAGTTGAAGTTCGACGGCACCAATATTTCCGGCAACTCCTTTCACCGTATGAGCCAACCGGACAGAAAGCTCCTTGTCGTCATTCCGGACTGCAGTTTTTATGTTTTCGACCGTATTGATATTGTTTTCGAAGAATTTCCGGATCAGGTCGGTATAGAGTCTCTTATTACCGCCAACCCGATAAAGGCCGTTTGTTGTGTCAATCGTCGCGAATTGTGGTAATTCGATATCTACAGAGCTTTTAGTTTCCTGTTTCTGAATCTCAACGGTCTGACGCTCTCCCGGCTTAATCCAGGTAACCAAAGCACCAAACATTTCATCGGGGTCGATAGGCTTCGTCACAAAATCCATCATCCCTACCTGAATACATTTCTCTTTTATTCCCATCATCGCATCTGCTGTCATTGCCACTATCGGGAGATGGTTGTATCGTTCATCTTTTCTGATTGTCATAGTTGCTGTATATCCGTCCATCACCGGCATTTGTAAATCCATCAGAACAATGTCGTACTTCGACGGAATGCCGGAGGAAAGCACTTTTTCGACCGATTCCTTTCCGTTATTGGCGATTTCAACTATAAATCCGGCACTCTCGAGCAACTCAGATGCCACCTGCTGATTAATCTCATTATCTTCTGTGAGAAGAATGCGGGCGCCCTTTATGCGGGATATCGCCTCAGAATGTTTCATCCCCTTGTCGAGCCGTTTCCGTTCAGTCCGAATTTCCTTGCCGCATACCTCCATAATTGTGTCAAAGAGGTGGGAGTATGAAACCGGTTTCCTGAGAAATGCCGTGATACCAATTGAAGCGGCTTCCTCGACTATATCTTCCTTCCCGAAGGCAGAGAGCATAATTATTTCGGGCGCTGCTTCAGTAAATTCGCTTAGGATTGTTTTTGCTGTCTGAATACCGTCCATTTCGGGCATCTGCCAGTCCATGAAAACGAGAGCGAAAGGATTTTCTTTGTTGGCGCGTATGGTTTCGATTGCCTCTCGTCCCGAAGCTGCAGTTGTTACCATAAACGAAAATGATTCCAGTGCCTCCCTTAATATCAACCGCGCCGTTTCGTTATCATCGACAACAAGGACATTCATCCCCCGGAGGTCAATTGTAAGCTGGTATGCATCCTGTTTCTGGTCTTTCTGAATATCAAGGAGAGTGGTGAAGAAGAAGGTACTCCCTTTCCCAAATTCACTCTCAACCCATACTTCGCCGCCCATAAGTTTTGCGAGTGACTTGGAAATTGCCAGCCCCAGACCTGTTCCGCCATATTTCCGGGTGGTAGAGCTGTCAGCCTGACTGAACGACTGGAACATTTTTGCCTGCTGCTCCGGCGTCAGACCGATTCCGGTGTCTTTGACAGAAAAACAAAGCAGCACTTTATCACCAATTTTTTCAGCTATGGTGGCAGATATAATTATCTCACCTTTTTCGGTAAATTTGACAGCATTACTGCAAAAATTTGTGATTATTTGTCCGATTCGTAAAGGATCACCAATAAGGTCGGTTGGCACCTCTCTGGAAATTCGTATGCTGAATTCCAGTCCTTTTTCCTGGGCTTTTTGGGAGATCAGACTTGAGACACTGTCCATAACAGTTTCAAGATCGAACTCGATGGTCTCAATATTTAGTTTTCCGGCTTCAATTTTCGAGAAGTCGAGAATATCGTTTATGATACCGAGGAGGGCCTGTGCGGATCGTTCGATCTTGACAAGATAATCGAGTTGTTTTTTGTCAAGCTCTGTTTTGAGTGCGAGATGTGAGAGCCCTATAATGGCATTCATCGGAGTACGGATTTCGTGACTCATGGTTGCCAAAAACTGACTTTTTGCTACGGTGGCAGCCTCGGCCAGCTCCTTTGCTTCCGCAAGTTCCGCCTCAAATTTTTTCATTTCCGTGATGTCAAACCGGATCGACAGGTATTCGACAGGCTCACCGTTTTCATTGAGTATAGGCGCAATAACGGCATCAACCCAGTAAAAAGATCCGTCTTTTGCTTTGTTTCTCACCTGCCCGCGCCACACCTTCCCTGCCTTGATCGTATCCCACAATTCCTTAAAGAATTCTTTTGGGTGCAATCCGGAGTTGATAATCCGGTGGTTTTTACCGATTACTTCGTCCCTGCTGAATTTGGAGATTCTGCAAAACTCATCGTTTGCCTCGGTAATTATTCCGCTCGAATCCGTGAGTGATACAATGGCCGATTTGTTAAGAGCAAGGTTCTGAGACGACAATCGTGAGTTAATCAGTTCGATCTCGGCGGTTCTTTGTCTGACTATCTCTTCGAGGTGAGTTTTTTGTCTCTGCAATCGTCTTGTGTAATATTTTACGCCCAACCCGGAAACAGAAATCACAAGGAAGAAATAAATGAGATAT
The nucleotide sequence above comes from Ignavibacteria bacterium. Encoded proteins:
- a CDS encoding linear amide C-N hydrolase, which produces MCVNFLLGKSGEFVLSGTILDHDSRIQSRFVPVVAGTEIKINDEKGITLWNYVTKYGFVGLNIAGKPFYKDALNSEGLSVSAQWMEETVYEKAEDYPHKKPIPYVYLIVFALGSCRNTLEVKELLNSHTFYLMNVKGMGRKFPLHLIFHDREKRSLLVEFLNGKTHFHDFPVMTNNPPFEIQHKKLKEYQEVVSKDPALAGIRGIANVLDDSYNDERFLMLCWLNEMVEESKSLKEAVANCFRILGRLDITYHENDMDYKNFGKVSNLWSTVTDHVNLKIYFRTYDNQQIRMIDVVKCLTERKRFINIASGDWYQEILP
- a CDS encoding response regulator, giving the protein MADTKPEIFISTIDDSLRSLKRDSSCKSFDPFSRTLLLFLLYCFFTIDIFPQWIAGNGAPLMRLYSPKESLGSTQLWAAVQDKRGVMFFANNSGILELDGINWKQHYNSNNSVVRSLAIDSLGTIYAGGVDEFGYLKPNLRGDLEYVSLSQRLPEKERHFTNVWATISGPNGVYFISPKRIFRYYKNTITTINVDLVQFLASEANNEIYLIHRTKGICLLKGNSFQPLPGLNDSTKAFRYLTGLPGNRILVCNSKADWQLFNSVTQKIENFSTTAQKYLNLHTIYFIKKIDETKFAVATKTGGIVILSNSGDLIEIINHERGFPEGMPLFLFAESFGNLWTSTGNGLIKVDINYPLRFYGSDQNAPKTIYSLIEFEGRIYIGSLDGVSYLPKYKHNSKTDNHSFSNLSTYKGNCWTFLNSNGILVSAGSGGIWTIQDTFARNVYNVKSGESVQFITGNKKYPDWIFFNTGNQFHCARIIDKPTAQNFKLVEDFVIPEIKEGLTALVADKNGDIWVSTRYNGIYYIRFRNGDVKNYYVTHLGLNSRLPALNKNYVCQIDNEIFIATKNGVLKPEFTKKNDPASPVQFSYTSIFGDKIKSPVTQILKVDTGKYLIFGDLIFFANVSNGIVEKNSFGFNRLLTSFATDLVFLHSDKSIGITTPEGYSSFNYSTARDFKKSFPVIIRKVVFGKDSLVFNGAFSKAFDTLRIISPEQTDDFIPVLDAKYNSVTVHFSGIFYEEPEQIEYKYFLEGFSDEWSNWSKENRAVFTNLPGGDYTFKVVARNVYGVESTVAEYSFRVHPPWYATWWAYLIYFFLVISVSGLGVKYYTRRLQRQKTHLEEIVRQRTAEIELINSRLSSQNLALNKSAIVSLTDSSGIITEANDEFCRISKFSRDEVIGKNHRIINSGLHPKEFFKELWDTIKAGKVWRGQVRNKAKDGSFYWVDAVIAPILNENGEPVEYLSIRFDITEMKKFEAELAEAKELAEAATVAKSQFLATMSHEIRTPMNAIIGLSHLALKTELDKKQLDYLVKIERSAQALLGIINDILDFSKIEAGKLNIETIEFDLETVMDSVSSLISQKAQEKGLEFSIRISREVPTDLIGDPLRIGQIITNFCSNAVKFTEKGEIIISATIAEKIGDKVLLCFSVKDTGIGLTPEQQAKMFQSFSQADSSTTRKYGGTGLGLAISKSLAKLMGGEVWVESEFGKGSTFFFTTLLDIQKDQKQDAYQLTIDLRGMNVLVVDDNETARLILREALESFSFMVTTAASGREAIETIRANKENPFALVFMDWQMPEMDGIQTAKTILSEFTEAAPEIIMLSAFGKEDIVEEAASIGITAFLRKPVSYSHLFDTIMEVCGKEIRTERKRLDKGMKHSEAISRIKGARILLTEDNEINQQVASELLESAGFIVEIANNGKESVEKVLSSGIPSKYDIVLMDLQMPVMDGYTATMTIRKDERYNHLPIVAMTADAMMGIKEKCIQVGMMDFVTKPIDPDEMFGALVTWIKPGERQTVEIQKQETKSSVDIELPQFATIDTTNGLYRVGGNKRLYTDLIRKFFENNINTVENIKTAVRNDDKELSVRLAHTVKGVAGNIGAVELQLVAAKLEALLKEDSPEEYEAVISEFDQKLHQVLKEIGEWKKSTETPAAEDDFSELDIDTVSRLMNELIPLLEDNDIDSTAKIVEINQVPGAGNIRAALDELTKSIKSYDFDSALEMSKKLCEDLGIK